Genomic DNA from Gemmatimonadaceae bacterium:
GGCCGGGAACTGCGCGAGGATCCGGCGATCGTCGAGGCGCTGCACGCACTGTGGGCCTCGCGCGGACGGGGCGGACAGCTCCCGCCGTCCAACCTGCAGCAGGCGCTCGTGCCCTATGGCGCCGAGGTGCTCCACAATGCGCAGGGCACCGCGCCGGGCCTGAAGCTCACCGATGCTGCGGGGCGATGGGTGATCATGCTGCCCGGCGTCCCGCGCGAGCTGCGGCACATGACCACCACGCACATCGTGCCCTGGCTCGCCGCGCGCGGCACAGGCACCGTGCTGCGCTCGCGCACCGTGCGCACCACCAGCATCTCGGAGAGTGCGCTGGCCGAGAAGCTCGGCCCGCTGCGCCGCGAGGTGGAGGGACTGCCGCTGGCGTTCCTGCCCGGCCACGATGGCGTGGAGCTGCGGGTCACTGCGCGCGGGCTCGCAGCCGACGAGGCGGCGCAGCGCCTGGATGCCGCGGTGGCGTCCATCCGCGAGATGGTCGGCGTCCATGCCTACGCCACCGACGGCATGCCGATGGCGAAGGTCGTGCTCGACCTCTGCGAGGCGCATGGGGACACGATCGCGGTGGCTGAGAGCTGCACCGGCGGGCTGCTCGGGGCCCGGCTGACCGAGATTCCCGGATCCAGCCGGGTGGTGCTCGGTGGCGTGATCGCGTACTCGAACCAGGTGAAGGAGCAGGAGCTGCTGGTGTCGGCCGAGGACATCGACGTGCATGGCGCCGTGAGCGAGCCGGTGGCGATCCAGATGGCGCGCGGCGCGCGCGGGGTGACCGGTGCCACGATCGGTGTCGGCATCACGGGCGTCGCGGGCCCGGACGGCGGCACGGCCGACAAGCCCGTGGGGACGGTCTGGATCGCGATCGACGTGCGTGGGGAGGTCATGACGAACCGGGCCGTCTACATCGGGGACCGCGCTGAGGTCCGGCACCGGGCGAGTCAGGCCGCCATGGACCTCGTGCGGCGGGCGTTGCTGGCGGCGGGGTGAGCCGCCGGGGGCACGGGGTTCAAGGGGACGGGGATCTTGAACGGGAGCCCGTTCAAGGGGACGGGGATCCCGCGTTCAAGGGGACGGGGATCTTGAGCGGGAGCCCTTCAAGGGGACGGGGATCTCGAGTTCAAGGGGACGGGGATCTTGAACGGGAGCCCGTTCAAGGGGACGGGGATCTCGAGTTCAAGGGGACGGGGATCTTGAACGGGGGCCCGTTCAACGGGACGGGGATCGTGACCCGGGCCCGCTCCTCCGCCGCTCGCACCGATGTGCCTCGGCGCCGAATGACACATCGCGAACCGGGCTGCGTACATTTGACAGCCCGGCACCGCCGGCGCTCCCCCGTCCTGCCAGAGCGGCAGGGTCTGGCGGAACGCCGGTTGCACTGAGTGGGATCACACTCGCCAGAGCCTGCCTGCGCCGACCGTCGCGCGCCTGACCCTTAGGAGTCTCCTGATGGAAGAACACACCGCCGCCTCCGAGCCGATGCACGACGGGCTGACCGACCACTCCGCCGTCGAGACGCCCCTCCAGGCGGCCGAGATCGAGGCGCTGCGGGCGCAACTCGACACCGCCAATGACAAGTACCTGCGCCTGGCGGCCGAGTACGACAACTACCGCAAGCGGACGATGAAGGAGCGGATGGACGAGCGGGGCCGCGCCCAGGCCGACCTGGTCAAGCTCCTCATGGATCCGCTCGACGACCTCACGCGCTTCGCCAACGTCGACGTCACCAGCGCCAACGTGCCGATGATGGTCGAGGGCGCCGCCCTCGTCGCGCGCAAGGTCTTCAAGGAACTCAACGCCGGCGGCCTGACGGTCATCGACCCCGCCGACCAGGCCTTCGACCCGGCGATGCACGAGGCCGTCACCACCCAGCCCGCCGCCTCGCCCGAGCAGGACCACACCGTCGGCGCCGTCTACCAGGTGGGCTACATGTACAACGGCATGCTGCTCCGCCCGGCGCGCGTCGTCGTGCGGCAGTGGAACGGCTGAGCCGCCGCACCAGCGTGTCCACCCCTTCGCGCTGACGCGCGCCCATGGCCGCCCCGAACTCCGACTTCTACGCCACCCTCGGCGTCTCGTCCACCGCCACCGGCGACGAGATCAAGAAGCAGTACCGCCGCCTGGCGAAAAAGTATCATCCGGACTCCAACAAGTCCGACCCCAAGGCGGCCGAGCGCTTCAAGGAGATCTCCGAGGCGTACACCGTCCTCGGCGACGACGCGAAGCGCAAGCAGTACGACGACATGCGGAAGTACGGCGCGGCGTCGAGCTTCACCGATGCCTGGCGCAACGCCTCGTCCAGTGCGCGCCGTGATCCCGGCGCGGGCTACTCCAGCCAGCCCGGCGCGCAGCAGGGACAGCAGCGCTACGAGGACTTCGACATCGGCGGCATCGGTGGCCTGGGTGACCTGTTCGGCAGCGTCTTCGGCACCCGCAAGGGCCCGCGCGCACCGGAACGGGGACGGGACGTGGAGCTCACCGTCGAGATCCCGTTCCGCACCGCGGCCACAGGCGGCAAGGTGCCGGTGGAGCTGGACCTGGTCGAGGAATGCCCCGCCTGCAAGGGCAACGGGGCCGCGCCGGGCGCACAGGTCAAGATCTGCGACGAGTGCAAGGGGCGCGGCACCGTGAGTTTCGGACAGGGTGGCTTCGCCGTGCAGCGGCCGTGCCCTGCCTGCCTTGGCCGTGGCACCATCCCGAGCGAGAAGTGTGGGAGCTGCAACGGCGCCGGCCAGGTCCGCTCGCGTCGCAAGGTGAACATCACCGTGCCCGGCGGCGCCGAGAACGGCACCCGCGTCCGCCTCAAGGAACAGGGGGCGCGCGGCCAGGCCGGCGCGCCGACGGGTGACCTGATCATCACCTTCCAGGTCCTGCCCGACCGCAGCTACACGCGCGAGGGCCTCGACCTGGTCCTCGGCGTGCCGATCAACATCGCGCAGGCCACGCTCGGCTCGAAGATCCAGCTCAAGACGCTGCACGGCACCAAGGTCGCCCTGCGCATCCCCGGCGGCACGCCGAGTGGCAAGCGGTTCCGCGTGCGTGGGCAGGGGATCGAGAAGGAAGGGAAGCGCGGCGACCTGCTCGTGGACGTGGCGATCACCGTCCCCGAGACGCTGACCGAGGAGCAGGAGAAGCTGATGCGCGAGTTTGCCGAAGCCGGTGGGCTGAAGTTCTGAGCCGGAGCGACACCCCGTCGGCGTGGCAGGCGCACGCGGCTGCGATCGAGGCGTTCGCACACGAGACCGGCCTGCGGGCCGACGCCGCGCACGATGCGGCGCACTTGGCACGTGTGGTCGCCATGGCGCGGTCCATCGCCACCGAGGAGGGCGCCGACCTCGATGTCGTGATGCCCGCGGCGTGGCTGCATGACTGCGTGCACGTCGCCGTCACCTCGCCCGATCGGCCGCGCGCGTCGGTGATGGCGGGAGACATGGCCGTCACCTTCCTTCGCGACATCGGCTACGGTGACGTCGCGCTGCTGAACCGTGTGCACCATGCGATCGCGGCGCACAGCTTCAGCGCGCGGATCGCACCACTCACCGCCGAGGCGCGGGTGGTGCAGGACGCTGACCGGCTCGATGCCATCGGCGCGATCGGCATCGCACGCTGCCTGATGCTGGGTGGGCAGATGGGCCGCGTGTTGTATGACCCGGCCGACCCGTTCGCCGAGCACCGCGTGGCGAGTGATGCCGTGTCGAGCCTCGACCATTTCTACACCAAGCTGCTCACGCTCGCAGGCACGATGCAGACGGCGTCCGGCCGGCGCGAGGCGGACCGGCGCACGGCCGTCATGCAGCAGTGGCTGGACGCGTTGCGCCGCGAGATCTGACTGCGACGGCGCCGTGGCCGGCGGACGGCCGCGTCAGCGCACGTTGAAGACGTACTTCTCGAGCTGCTCGATCTGCGCCTCGGCTGCGGTGACCTCGAAGGCGAGGATGTCGCCCGAGGTGACCATGCCGACCAGCCCGCCTTCATGGAGCACCGGGAGGTGCCGGATGCGCCGGACGCTCATCATGGCGCGGCATTCCGGGATCTGCATGTCGGCCGTGATCGTCAGGCATTCGGTGGTCATCACGTCACCCACCAGCGTCGAGGCCGGATCGCGCTGGGCCGCCACCACGCGACGCATGATGTCGCGCTCGGTGAAGATGCCGGCGAGCCGGTCACCGTCCATCACCACCACGCCGCCGATCCCCCGTTCGTTCATCAGGTTGGCGGCGTCGAGCACGGTGTTGGCCGGCGTGACGGAGACGACCCCGGTGCCTTTCCTCGCGAGCAGATCCCGAACGATGGGCATGCCAAGTCCTCGTGAGCGAGTGAGGGGGGAGCATACCCGCGGGTACGGCGGGCCGCCATAGCCAGAACCGGGGAGGGCGCGAACATGAGAGGGCGCACACGGGTGCCGGCCGAGCCGGCCGCGACCGGGGCGTCGCGGTGTTCACCGGCCAGGACGGCTGGTTGACCGCCGCGAGAAGGCCGCGGCAGGCATCGTGGCTCGCCGGCACCAGATTCCGTTGATGGCGACAATTCCCCCTGTGCAGGCGGCGCGACCGTCCGTCCGCTTCGTGGTCGTGGTGGCCGTCATGGTGTGCACGGCCTACCTCTCGGTGTTCACCGCCGACGCGCACCAGGTCACCGTGAGCATCGTCCTCGATGCCGTGGCCAACACGCTGGCGCTCGCACTGGTGGCGCTGGGTGTGCGCTGGTTCACGGATCGGGTGCCGTGGTCACGGGCGGGTGCGTGGTGGTTCCTGCCCGTGCATGTTCTCGCGGCCCTCGCGGCCGCGCAGCTCTCCGTCTGGGCCACCGCGACCGCGCTCGGCCTCGCCACCTGGGTGCAGACGTCGCAGTTCACGCCCACCTGGCTCGGCGGGCGCGGGCTGCACTGGCAGTTGTTCACCGTGGTGTTCGGCTACGCCGCCGTGGCGGGGAGCTGCTATGCGCTGCAGGTGGCGGCTGACGCGCATGACGCCCGAAGCCTGCGACAGGAGGCGGAACTGGCCCGCCTGCGCGCACGCCTCGATCCGCACGTGCTCCTGAACACGCTGCATTCGCTGGTCGAACTGCTGCGCAGTGACGATGCGGCGGCCGAGGAGGCGATCGAGCGGTTCGGGCGCGTGGTGCGCTACGTGAGTGCGCCGCGCGACGCGGCCGGTGACCTCGTGCCGCTGCAGGACGAGTGGTCGCACCTCGAAGACTACCTGCACCTCGAGCAGCTGCGACTCGGTGACCGGCTGCAGGTCGTGCTGCGGCTCGACGACGCGGTGTCCGGCGTGCGGATTCCCGCCGGCTCGCTGCAACCGCTGGTGGAGAACGCCATCGTCCACGGGATCGGGCCGCGTCCCGGCCCTGGATGTGTGTCGGTGCATGCGACGCAGGACGGCCGCGACCTGCGCATCACGGTGGCCGACGACGGGGTGGGCACGACGGTCCCCGCGACGCCGGGATCGGGGAGCGGCCTGTCGCTGGTGCAGGCGCGGTTGCGGGCGTACTTCGGCACGCTCGGCAGCCTGCGCTGGGGGCCGGCCGCGGGTGGGCTGGGGTGGCAGGTGTCGCTGCGCTTGCCGGTCACGACGACATGACGGCCGACGTGTTGCGTGTGGCGATCGCCGAGGACGAGCCGCTGGCGCGACGCGCCCTGCGCCGGATGCTGCAGGAGGATCCCGCCGTCACACTGGTGGCGGAAGTGCACGACGTGCCGGCGCTTGCGGCGCTGCTGCGGACGACGCCGGCACTCGACGTGTTGTTCGCGGACGTCCGCATGCCTGGCGGGACGGTGTTCGACTGCCTGCCGCTGCTTTCGCCCGACATCCTCGTGGTGTTCACGACGGCGCACGCGGAGCATGCGGCAACCGCGTTCGACCTCGATGCGGTGGACTACCTGCGCAAGCCCTTCGGGGCACGGCGCGTGCACGAGGCGCTCGAGCGGATCCGGCGGCGGCGCCAGTCGATACCGGCGCGCACCGAGGCGGGTGGACACCTGCTCGTGCGCGTGGGTGTGCGTGACGTGCCGGTGCGGCTGGCGAGTGTGTGGCGCTTCGAGGGGGCGGATGACTGTGTGCGCGTGGTGACGGCCGATCGCACCTTGCTGCATTCGACCACGCTGCACGAACTCGAGCGCGCGCTGGCGTCGGAGGGTTTCCTGCGTATCCACCGCCGGCACCTCGTGAACACCGGCGCGATCCGGGCGCTGGTGCCGCACGATGCGCACCGGCTCGCAATTGAACTGCCCAACGGCAAGCGTGTCGTCGCCAGCCGTCGTGGCACGGCAGTGCTGCGCGCGTGGTCGCGCAGTGCGGCGGGCCGTGGCGGCGCGGATCAGCCGGGTGGTGGTGCCGGTGGCACGCGTAGTTGAACGCCCTGCTTGAAACGTTCCTGGATGTCCAGCAGGCATGACTCGCGTGCCAGGGGATTGCAGCCGAGGATCAGGAAGCTCGCCTCGTAGCCCGGGCGCAGCACACCGATGCGCCGGCCGGGGAAGATGGCCTGCGGCGTGGTCACGGCGCGCAGCCGGAGCAGGCTCGCCGCGTCGCCTCGCAGCACCTCGTTCAACGCCGTCGCGTCACGCACGATGATGTCGGCGTCGGAGTACGTGTCGGACCCGGTGATGAGCCGCGCCCCGAAGCGCTGCAGCAGGCGGATGTTCGCCTCGAACACCGTGCGCACGCGCCGTTGCGCTGCCGTGTCGCGCGCGCCGCCGCGGGCGAGCCCGATGGTGGTCACGACAGGGATGCCTGAACGGCCGATGCGGCGGGCCAGCGCCTCCGAGAGCCGGTAGCGATCGAGCGTGCTGTCCGCCGCGCTGCCCGCGCCGTAGCCCGGCACGTGTGCGAGTCCGTCGATGCCGCCGTCCATCGCGAGCTGCGCATCGTACGCCGTCTCGACGTGGGCCCAGACCCGGCGCCCCATGGCGTGGGCGGAATCGACCAGCGGGCGCACGACTTCGGTGGCGAGGCCGTAGCTGCCCGCTGCGGTGGAGTCGGTGGCGATGGTGCGACGATGTTCGGTGTCGAGCAGCATCAGCTTGAGGATCGGCACCGTGTCGCGTCGCAGCCGTCGCACGAGCGCCGGCAACTGCGGCAGGCTGTCGAGGGTGAGGTAGACGTCACCTTCCCGCGCGCGGCTCCGCGCCGCCTGCAGCCGCTGGGCCGGCTCGGCCGGGAAGGGCATGCGGAAGAGACCGAGCGATTCGTAGAGCAGCTGCGGGTGCCCGCCGTACGCGGTGATGGGCGTATTCGCGAACACCGCATCCAGACCGGCCGGCGTGTTCACCTCGGCCAGGATCTCGCGTCGTCCGGCGCGGCTGTTGCCAAGCACCTGCACGTAGAAGACGCCACCACGGAGGTACATGTCGCGGATGGTGGCGAAGTTGAAGCGGGCGTCTGGGCTGTGCGTGTGCGCGTCAGCGTAGGGCGGCACCACGAAGCGGCCCTGCATGGGGACGACGCTGTCGGCGGGCTGTCGGGGTCGGGTGACGAACAGTCCGTTGCGGACGAAGCGGGAGCCTGTGGTGAACGTCACACCGTCGAACCAGCGGGCGTTGCGGTATTCGGTGGTGCGGGTGGTGCGGGTGGTGTCAGGTGCGGCCTGCGCGCCGGCGGGGAGTGCCGGGAGGGCCGGGAGGGCCAGGAGGGCGAGCAGCAGGAGCAGTCGCAGGCGCAGGCGCAGGCGTCGGGCGAGGGTGTGCGAGGGCATGCCGGAAGCTGGACGCGCGCGCGGTCCGGCGCCGGTGGGGGCGGTGGCCGGCGCCGGTCAGGGGGCCAGTTGGTCCGGTGGGTGGGCATCGCATTGGACCATCTCTGGCCCCATGACGCGCGTGCAGACCGCACTGACTCAACGGAACGTGACGGAATGTGTATGGCTGTTCGCCAGTGACGACGTCACGACGGTGCGGGTGCCCGCCTTGATCGCCATCACCTGCTCGGACAGCACCGGCACGACGTGGGTGTGCGTCGCGTCGCCACCGAACGACAGCGACACGTCGGCGCCGGCACCGACGTGCCCCGACGCCGGCGCAGCCGCACCACGCCGAGCAGCCCCAATCCGGTTCCCAGCAGTGCGTACGTCGACGGTTCAGGGACGACGTCCATCGACTCGACGCGGATCGTCAGCGTCCCGCTCCCCCACGTGCCGTCCGGCGCGTTCGTGAAGTCGTCCAGTGTCTCGAAGAACTCGAACTGCAGCAGGCCATCGCCCAGCACGGAGAAGTCGGCGCCGGCCAGCACCAGGTCGAGCACACCGCCGGAATCGTAGCTCTTCGTCCCGGAGAAGGTGTCCAGTTCATCACCCACGAGGCCGAGCAATGCCGTGGCCGACGATCCGATCGCCACGTTCATGTGCGCGAGGAAGCTCGGCGCCGTCGCGGTCTGCGTGAAGCTCCAGCCCAGTCCAACGACGCGGGCGTTGGCACCCACGTTCAGCGTCCGGCGGACGTTCATCGGGTCACTGAACAATCCCCAGCTCTGGATGCCGCTCACGTCGAGGACGAAGTCCGTGGTGGTGGCCAGCGCGGCGGGCGGCACCGGTGGTGCAGGCGTGGATGCCTGTGCGGCGGCAACCGGTGCAACGGCCACCAGTGCGAGTGCGGCATGGACGACTGCGCTGCGAATGCCGGCGATCTTCGGGTGCATGGATCGACCTCGGGGGAGAGAGGGAGAGTGGCGAGCGCTGGATGCTCCCTCTCTCTCGCCGAATCCGTCCGGAAGCGGAAATGCCCGGCGCGCTGGCCCGAGCGGGCTCGACTATGGCAAGCGCGAGCCCGACGTCCCGACTCTCAGCGCGCTCCTGCGGCCTGCAGCCGGGCGACGCGCGAGCGCACCTCGGCGGCTCGCGCCGCGACCGGCGGATCGGCGCCGTCCCACAGGCGCAGCAGCTGCCCGTAGGCCGCGATCGCAGCCGGCCGGTCCCCACGAGTCTCATGGCTCTCGCCCAGTCGCCAGAGCACATGCGCGAGCCAGACCGGGTCGCTCGTGCCATACATCTTGTCCACGGTCCGGTAGCGCCGGTACCGCTCGTAGTACGTCGCCGCGGAATCGAACCGCGCGGCTGCGAAGTGTGCGTCCGCGGCAATGGCGTCGAGCCGGTCGGCCGACAGGCCGCTGCCGCCGGCCTGCTGTTGCCGCAGCAGCGTGAGCGCACTGTCCGGGTGCCCCGCGACCGTCGCGATGATCGCCCGCAGCGGCCGGATCAGGCCTGCGAAGCTCCGACGCGCCACGGTGTCGCGCAGCCGTTCCATCGAGTCCACCATCGCCCCGGCAAGGACCGGTCGCTTGGCAAACGCGTATCCGAGGGCAAGCGGGTAGTACGGACGATCCATCTCAGGCACCTGGTCCAGCGCATACCGCCGCCTCGCGCGCTCGATCACGGCGAGCGCCGAGTCGGGCTGGTCGAGCACACGCGCCAGCACGATGGCCTCGGAGGTTGCGTCCTCGAGCGCGAGCTGCGCCGGGGGGCTCCCGCTCATGGCGGCAGACTTCGCGCCGAGCGACGATGCGAGCGCCAGCTTGCCGCGCGTGGATGCGATCGCATTGCCGTTGATCAGTCCCATGAACTGTGCCGCGGGATTCCGGTCCTCGAGCTGCTGCTGCGCGACGCGTTCCGCCGCCGCGTAGTCACCGCGCAGCCACGGCAGCATCGGCTGCAGCGTGAGCAGGCGGGGCGAGAGCATGCCGGCGCGCATCGCCTGCGCCAGCCGGCCCTCCGCCTCCGCATCGCGCCCCTGCATGGCGAGCGCCGCGATCAGTGTCGCGGTCTCGTCGGCATCGAGCGAGTCGCGTGCTTCCGACGCCTGCAGCAGCTGCACGGCGCCGGCGTGGTCGTCCACGAACATCCGGAGCATCGCGAGCGGGCCGCGCACGCTGCCGGTGTCGCCGTAGATCATCGCCTGCCGATAGTACCGCTCTGCGGCCGCCGGATCGGCGCCGGCGCCGATGCCGAAGTGCTGTGCGGCCACGAACGCGGCTTCTGCCGGCGGCAGCTTGTCGCGCAGCCGGTAGGCCTGCGCGAGCGTCTGGGCCATGACGCTCCGAGGCGCACCCTCGGCGTACACCTCTGACAGCAGGACGTACGCCATCGCGAAGTTGCTGTCGAGCGCGATGGCCTCCTGCAGCAGCTGCATCGGGCGGGGGCTCCGCTCGCCACGCTGCAGAATTCCGCGCGCCTCGGAGTACTTCCGCAGCGCCTCGGGCGAAGTCGTCGTCACCCGCGGGAGCGACGGCGTTCCTGACACCAGGTCCTGGCGCTCGCCGAGTGCGACGCGAAGCTGTCGCACCATCGTGTCGGCGACGCTGAGCAGCGCCGTCGGTTCCCTCAGCGCGTGCTGCACACGGGCCAGCTCGCGTCCTGAATCGGCCGTCACGGCGCGCAGGGAGAGCTGGTAGCCCGTGGCCGTGCTGCCGATGATGTCGCCGCTGATCACGGTGGCGATCCCCTCGCGCTGCGCGAGCTCCCGCGCCCTGGCCACGTCGAGGGGCGTGCCCGGCATCACGGCCATCCGCCGCATCGCGTTCATCACGCGACGGTCGGTGAGGATGCCCATGGCCGGCGACTGCGCCATCGCCGCGCGGATGGCGTCCGTGAACATCATCGCCAGCACGCTGTCGCCGGCCGGCGCATCGAAGTCAGCGAGCACCACCGTGGTGCGCGGTGCAGCCGGTACGGCGTCCGGGGCAGCGGACGTCGTCCGGTACCACAGCGTCGCGCTCGCGATCATGATGCATGACGCCAGCGCCAGCTGCGAGCGCCGGTACCACGACGGTGGAGTGACAGGCGGCTGTGCCGCGCCGGGTGCAGGGGCTGGTTCGGCGGCGGTTGACGCGGCGGTCGTCGACGCGGACGTCGTCGTAGCGGCGGGCGTTGACGCGGCAGCCGTGACCATCGGTGTCGGAAGCGGCGTGCGATTTGTCAGCGCATCCACCAGTTCCGCCGCCGTCGGCCGATCCGCGCTCACCTTCCGCAGGCAGCGCATGACGAGATCGGCGAGCAGCGGGTCAGCATGCGGCGCCTTCGACAGGAGCGGAACGGGCGTCTCGTGGAGATGGCGCGCCACGATCTCGGGCCCGGAGCCTCCGGTGAACGGTGGGCGCCCGGCGAGCAGTTCGTAGGCCAGGATGCCGAACGCGTACACGTCCGCGCCAGCAGCCACGTTGGCGTCGCCGAGTACCTGCTCGGGCGCCATGTACGCGGGAGTGCCGATGGCGATGCCGGTGACAGTGTGCACCGTCTCGGGCAGCTCCGGCGTCGAGGCGGAGAGCGCCTTCGCGATGCCGAAGTCGGCCACCATCGCGCGGCCGTCGTCGGCCAGCAGGACGTTGTCCGGCTTGATGTCGCGATGCACCACACCCTGTGCATGGGCGAACGCGAGGGCGCTCGCGACTTCCTGCAGGATGCGGTGGGACACCTCGGGCGCCGGCGGCCCGCCCGCCTCGAGTTTCCGTCGCAGCGATCCGCCGGACACCAGCGGCATCACGTAGTACGCGTGGCCGTCAGCCTGCCCCGCGTCATACAGCGGAATGATGTTGGGGT
This window encodes:
- a CDS encoding competence/damage-inducible protein A; protein product: MSQSVEIVTIGDELLLGTTVDTNAVFLARALGEIGVPIARRATVGDDPDEITDAVRQALERTGGVITTGGLGPTADDLTRPVLAKLFGRELREDPAIVEALHALWASRGRGGQLPPSNLQQALVPYGAEVLHNAQGTAPGLKLTDAAGRWVIMLPGVPRELRHMTTTHIVPWLAARGTGTVLRSRTVRTTSISESALAEKLGPLRREVEGLPLAFLPGHDGVELRVTARGLAADEAAQRLDAAVASIREMVGVHAYATDGMPMAKVVLDLCEAHGDTIAVAESCTGGLLGARLTEIPGSSRVVLGGVIAYSNQVKEQELLVSAEDIDVHGAVSEPVAIQMARGARGVTGATIGVGITGVAGPDGGTADKPVGTVWIAIDVRGEVMTNRAVYIGDRAEVRHRASQAAMDLVRRALLAAG
- a CDS encoding nucleotide exchange factor GrpE, which codes for MEEHTAASEPMHDGLTDHSAVETPLQAAEIEALRAQLDTANDKYLRLAAEYDNYRKRTMKERMDERGRAQADLVKLLMDPLDDLTRFANVDVTSANVPMMVEGAALVARKVFKELNAGGLTVIDPADQAFDPAMHEAVTTQPAASPEQDHTVGAVYQVGYMYNGMLLRPARVVVRQWNG
- a CDS encoding J domain-containing protein — encoded protein: MAAPNSDFYATLGVSSTATGDEIKKQYRRLAKKYHPDSNKSDPKAAERFKEISEAYTVLGDDAKRKQYDDMRKYGAASSFTDAWRNASSSARRDPGAGYSSQPGAQQGQQRYEDFDIGGIGGLGDLFGSVFGTRKGPRAPERGRDVELTVEIPFRTAATGGKVPVELDLVEECPACKGNGAAPGAQVKICDECKGRGTVSFGQGGFAVQRPCPACLGRGTIPSEKCGSCNGAGQVRSRRKVNITVPGGAENGTRVRLKEQGARGQAGAPTGDLIITFQVLPDRSYTREGLDLVLGVPINIAQATLGSKIQLKTLHGTKVALRIPGGTPSGKRFRVRGQGIEKEGKRGDLLVDVAITVPETLTEEQEKLMREFAEAGGLKF
- a CDS encoding HD domain-containing protein, with product MARSIATEEGADLDVVMPAAWLHDCVHVAVTSPDRPRASVMAGDMAVTFLRDIGYGDVALLNRVHHAIAAHSFSARIAPLTAEARVVQDADRLDAIGAIGIARCLMLGGQMGRVLYDPADPFAEHRVASDAVSSLDHFYTKLLTLAGTMQTASGRREADRRTAVMQQWLDALRREI
- a CDS encoding CBS domain-containing protein codes for the protein MPIVRDLLARKGTGVVSVTPANTVLDAANLMNERGIGGVVVMDGDRLAGIFTERDIMRRVVAAQRDPASTLVGDVMTTECLTITADMQIPECRAMMSVRRIRHLPVLHEGGLVGMVTSGDILAFEVTAAEAQIEQLEKYVFNVR
- a CDS encoding histidine kinase translates to MATIPPVQAARPSVRFVVVVAVMVCTAYLSVFTADAHQVTVSIVLDAVANTLALALVALGVRWFTDRVPWSRAGAWWFLPVHVLAALAAAQLSVWATATALGLATWVQTSQFTPTWLGGRGLHWQLFTVVFGYAAVAGSCYALQVAADAHDARSLRQEAELARLRARLDPHVLLNTLHSLVELLRSDDAAAEEAIERFGRVVRYVSAPRDAAGDLVPLQDEWSHLEDYLHLEQLRLGDRLQVVLRLDDAVSGVRIPAGSLQPLVENAIVHGIGPRPGPGCVSVHATQDGRDLRITVADDGVGTTVPATPGSGSGLSLVQARLRAYFGTLGSLRWGPAAGGLGWQVSLRLPVTTT
- a CDS encoding response regulator transcription factor — encoded protein: MTADVLRVAIAEDEPLARRALRRMLQEDPAVTLVAEVHDVPALAALLRTTPALDVLFADVRMPGGTVFDCLPLLSPDILVVFTTAHAEHAATAFDLDAVDYLRKPFGARRVHEALERIRRRRQSIPARTEAGGHLLVRVGVRDVPVRLASVWRFEGADDCVRVVTADRTLLHSTTLHELERALASEGFLRIHRRHLVNTGAIRALVPHDAHRLAIELPNGKRVVASRRGTAVLRAWSRSAAGRGGADQPGGGAGGTRS
- a CDS encoding amidohydrolase family protein; the encoded protein is MPSHTLARRLRLRLRLLLLLALLALPALPALPAGAQAAPDTTRTTRTTEYRNARWFDGVTFTTGSRFVRNGLFVTRPRQPADSVVPMQGRFVVPPYADAHTHSPDARFNFATIRDMYLRGGVFYVQVLGNSRAGRREILAEVNTPAGLDAVFANTPITAYGGHPQLLYESLGLFRMPFPAEPAQRLQAARSRAREGDVYLTLDSLPQLPALVRRLRRDTVPILKLMLLDTEHRRTIATDSTAAGSYGLATEVVRPLVDSAHAMGRRVWAHVETAYDAQLAMDGGIDGLAHVPGYGAGSAADSTLDRYRLSEALARRIGRSGIPVVTTIGLARGGARDTAAQRRVRTVFEANIRLLQRFGARLITGSDTYSDADIIVRDATALNEVLRGDAASLLRLRAVTTPQAIFPGRRIGVLRPGYEASFLILGCNPLARESCLLDIQERFKQGVQLRVPPAPPPG
- a CDS encoding PEP-CTERM sorting domain-containing protein (PEP-CTERM proteins occur, often in large numbers, in the proteomes of bacteria that also encode an exosortase, a predicted intramembrane cysteine proteinase. The presence of a PEP-CTERM domain at a protein's C-terminus predicts cleavage within the sorting domain, followed by covalent anchoring to some some component of the (usually Gram-negative) cell surface. Many PEP-CTERM proteins exhibit an unusual sequence composition that includes large numbers of potential glycosylation sites. Expression of one such protein has been shown restore the ability of a bacterium to form floc, a type of biofilm.): MHPKIAGIRSAVVHAALALVAVAPVAAAQASTPAPPVPPAALATTTDFVLDVSGIQSWGLFSDPMNVRRTLNVGANARVVGLGWSFTQTATAPSFLAHMNVAIGSSATALLGLVGDELDTFSGTKSYDSGGVLDLVLAGADFSVLGDGLLQFEFFETLDDFTNAPDGTWGSGTLTIRVESMDVVPEPSTYALLGTGLGLLGVVRLRRRRGTSVPAPTCRCRSVATRRTPTSCRCCPSR